One region of Solea senegalensis isolate Sse05_10M linkage group LG14, IFAPA_SoseM_1, whole genome shotgun sequence genomic DNA includes:
- the sned1 gene encoding sushi, nidogen and EGF-like domain-containing protein 1 isoform X2, with translation MVLVLRALLPCLCTLLSLDLLPGVDPAVPLEDFYPFGQDKGDTQTMAQDDGGSGLVQITVAFPFFGDKHTGLYVNNNGLVSFLREVSQFTPVAFPIAGDRRVVAPFWADVDNRRAGRVFYRESQEPSMLSRASADVKTYFPDFPSFNATWALISTWHQVTFFGGNSNTPVNTFQVVLITDGELSFTIFQYNNITWTTGMHASSGGNLAGLGGIAAQAGFNAGDGERYFNIPGSRTADVANVEGTTNVGFPGRWVFRIDDAHVEVGGCNNSALVCPHLRPCLNGGQCIDDCIKGNPSFTCSCLAGFTGRRCQIDVNECASHPCQNGGTCQDQINSFICQCLPGYTGSLCEADIDECKNRPCLNNGSCVQGAGSFTCVCEAGYTGVLCETDINECESQPCLNGGECIDGVANFTCVCPDAFTGLLCETELVELQVNSTDAENQTEECLCQNGGVCANISGVCECPSGYTGPYCQFEVTQTPCSHTRLCPDGGPCMEYGGTYLCTCQTSGADLDHKDFYPYVQPRSVCDSSPCLNGGYCYERDGGYTCECKHGYWGKHCEKVRLNTCASGPCRNGGSCKEEAGSYKCVCPYRFTGKHCEVGKPDPCASSPCLNGGTCFHYIGKYKCECTDDFWGRHCEIRRSSQTATELSCGLPPQVNHAEVQFISTIPGSVAVYVCHSGFISVPRATHSICGIQGDWSQPPICEEIDECRSQPCLNDGTCQNQVGSYQCVCNQGFSGNRCQTDINECLSEPCEHGGSCENQPGSYSCHCPQGFKGQNCELEQDLCDSSPCLNGGVCRGYRRHYACVCKAGFFGDQCQMLEDPCVLQPCGNRGICRTDRRGNYNCVCKTGYTGKDCEKDLLPPSGLHVLRVEENEVELRWDEPEPSQSLISGFAVTYAPLRGGNPRTDYLDRHQSTHVMQGLVPGLLYNISTFSVKRSTNRKDSSRPATALIRTRPRRVEELQVVNASSSQVWLSWLVQAARHAAVSRVHVSLLPSDGSEARTAVLNTSTTEYSFSSLLPGQMYTVDVLTQSGVRPDEFPSTSHSAGPLQFWTRPLPPQNLSLSHVTTNSALITWSRHPRNLPDGFVVNVTRGLNTRSRFLPNGKLGSYTIRELTPGQHYYVVLTSVKNAGQEQMHSIPQQLAFTTLPSEGRSQRRDRPSATGQGTQVRHTPPPSQPQDLGGTAETENSEEIPRYTELIDRRGRITAKFTHLPRKAVRHRNKPDPPMRLEKMEETTNKISLALEIQEEGLRTKQPELPQDCRSLPCQNGGSCVNEGDAYVCNCTVGFKGRQCELSCQRVSHPCTRIYSETKSIPVWEDGVCHYLYKRTYKVQQDVCYREVCEPVLPKKSQTRRTHRQQ, from the exons ATGGTGTTGGTGCTGCGAGCCCTGCTGCCCTGCCTCTGCACCCTGCTCTCCCTGGACCTGCTGCCTGGGGTGGACCCCGCTGTGCCCCTGGAGGACTTCTACCCCTTTGGCCAGGACAAGGGGGACACCCAGACCATGGCTCAGGATGACGGAGGCTCCGGGCTGGTGCAGATCACCGTCGCGTTCCCCTTCTTTGGAGACAAGCACACAGGACTCTAC GTCAACAACAACGGCCTTGTATCTTTCCTGAGGGAGGTGTCTCAATTCACACCAGTAGCTTTTCCAATCGCTGGGGACAGGAGGGTGGTAGCGCCGTTCTGGGCTGATGTGGACAACCGTCGGGCGGGGAGAGTTTTCTACAGAGAGAGCCAGGAGCCTTCCATGTTGAGCAGGGCCTCAGCGGATGTCAAGACCTACTTTCCAGACTTCCCCAGTTTCAACGCCACATGGGCCCTCATCTCCACGTGGCACCAAGTTACGTTCTTTGGAGGCAACTCCAACACACCG GTCAATACTTTCCAAGTGGTGCTCATTACAGATGGAGAGCTTTCCTTCACTATATTCCAGTACAATAATATCACATGGACCACAGGCATGCATGCCAGCAGTGGTGGAAACCTGGCGGGACTGGGAGGCATCGCAGCGCAG GCAGGTTTCAACGCTGGTGACGGCGAGCGTTACTTCAACATCCCCGGCTCTCGCACGGCTGATGTGGCCAACGTGGAGGGAACCACCAACGTGGGCTTCCCGGGCAGATGGGTGTTCCGCATAGACGATGCACACGTAGAAGTGGGTGGCTGCAATAACTCTG CATTAGTGTGTCCGCACCTGCGACCCTGTCTGAACGGAGGCCAGTGCATCGACGACTGTATTAAAGGAAACCCCTCCTTCACTTGCTCCTGCTTGGCCGGCTTCACCGGACGAAGATGTCAGATCG atgtgaatgaatgtgccTCACATCCTTGCCAGAACGGAGGAACTTGTCAAGACCAGATTAACAGTTTCATCTGTCAGTGTCTTCCTGGATACACCGGGAGTCTGTGTGAAGCAG acatTGACGAGTGCAAAAACAGGCCGTGCCTCAACAACGGCTCGTGTGTACAAGGTGCTGGcagtttcacctgtgtgtgtgaagcggGTTACACTGGCGTGCTGTGTGAGACAG ACATAAACGAATGTGAGTCGCAGCCTTGTCTGAATGGAGGAGAATGCATCGATGGAGTGGCCAACTTTACCTGTGTTTGTCCGGATGCCTTCACTGGACTCCTCTGCGAGACAG AACTGGTGGAGCTTCAAGTGAATTCAACTGATGCAGAAAACCAAACAG aggaATGTCTTTGTCAGAATGGGGGCGTCTGTGCGAACATCAGCGGAGTGTGTGAATGTCCTTCAGGCTACACAGGACCCTACTGTCAGTTTG AAGTAACCCAGACGCCGTGCAGCCACACCAGGCTGTGTCCTGATGGCGGTCCTTGTATGGAGTACGGAGGAACCTACCTGTGTACATGTCAGACCAGCGGAGCAGATCTGGATCATAAAGACTTTTACCCCTATG tacAGCCCCGATCGGTCTGCGACTCGTCTCCATGTCTGAATGGAGGCTACTGCTACGAGCGGGACGGAGGCTACACCTGCGAGTGCAAACACGGATACTGGGGGAAGCACTGTGAGAAAG TTAGACTCAATACCTGCGCCTCCGGTCCCTGCCGCAATGGAGGCTCCTGCAAGGAGGAGGCGGGGAGCTACAAATGCGTGTGTCCGTACAGGTTCACTGGGAAACACTGTGAAGTGG gaAAACCCGACCCCTGTGCGTCCAGCCCCTGCCTCAATGGTGgaacatgttttcattacatAGGAAAGTATAAATGTGAATGCACTGATGACTTCTGGGGCAGACACTGTGAAATACGCAGATCGTCACAAACAGCGACag aGCTGAGCTGTGGGCTGCCCCCACAAGTGAATCACGCCGAGGTCCAGTTCATCTCAACTATACCGGGCTCCGTGGCTGTGTACGTCTGCCACTCAGGCTTCATATCTGTGCCCCGAGCCACACACAGCATCTGTGGTATCCAGGGAGACTGGAGTCAGCCACCTATTTGTGAGG AGATCGACGAGTGTCGGTCACAGCCTTGTCTTAATGACGGCACGTGTCAGAACCAGGTCGGCTcctaccagtgtgtgtgtaatcagggctTCAGTGGAAATCGCTGTCAAACAG ACATCAATGAATGCCTGTCAGAACCCTGTGAACACGGGGGATCATGTGAAAACCAGCCTGGTTCCTACTCGTGCCACTGTCCACAAGGCTTCAAAGGCCAGAACTGTGAATTAG AGCAGGACCTGTGTGACTCCAGCCCCTGCCTGAATGGAGGCGTGTGTCGAGGTTACAGGCGAcattatgcatgtgtgtgcaaagCTGGGTTTTTTGGCGACCAGTGCCAGATGT TGGAAGACCCGTGTGTACTGCAACCTTGTGGAAACAGGGGCATCTGCAGGACCGACAGGAGAGGAAACTACAACTGCGTTTGCAAAACAGGATACACGGGCAAAGACTGTGAGAAAG ACCTGTTGCCTCCCTCTGGTCTCCATGTGCTGCGTGTGGAGGAGAACGAGGTGGAGCTGCGCTGGGATGAGCCGGAGCCTTCGCAAAGCCTCATCAGCGGCTTCGCCGTCACCTACGCTCCGCTGCGAGGGGGAAACCCCAGAACTGACTACCTGGACAGGCATCAGTCCACTCACGTGATGCAAGGCCTGGTGCCCGGCCTGCTGTACAACATCTCCACCTTCTCCGTCAAACGCAGCACCAACAGGAAGGACTCCAGCCGACCTGCCACCGCACTAATACGAACCA gACCTCGGCgggtggaggagctgcaggtggTCAACGCGTCGTCCTCTCAGGTTTGGCTGAGTTGGCTGGTGCAGGCGGCTCGTCACGCCGCCGTCAGCAGGGTGCACGTGTCGCTGCTGCCTTCAGACGGCAGTGAAGCTCGCACTGCGGTGCTCAACACCAGCACCACAGAGTACAGCTTCAG ctcaCTACTTCCTGGTCAGATGTACACAGTGGACGTGTTGACTCAGAGTGGAGTCAGACCAGATGAGTTTCCCTCCACCAGTCACTCAGCTGGACCTCTGCAATTCTGGACAA GGCCTCTCCCCCCACAGAACCTCTCCCTGTCACATGTCACCACTAACTCAGCCCTGATCACCTGGAGCCGCCACCCGAGAAACCTCCCAGATGGCTTTGTGGTCAACGTGACCCGAGGGTTGAATACCAGGAGTCGCTTCCTGCCCAATGGGAAGTTAGGATCATATACCATCCGTGAACTGACACCGGGACAGCACTACTATGTGGTTCTCACGTCCGTCAAAAACGCAGGGCAGGAGCAGATGCACAGCATACCTCAGCAATTAGCCTTCACTACCT TACCGTCGGAGGGCAGATCGCAGAGGAGAGACAGGCCGTCAGCGACCGGACAGGGAACTCAGGTCCGACACACACCTCCACCGTCTCAGCCTCAGGACCTGGGAGGCACAGCGGAAACAGAAAACTCAGAGGAAATTCCCAG ATACACAGAACTCATTGACAGGAGGGGAAGGATAACAGCGAAGTTCACTCACTTACCCCGAAAAGCTGTCCGACATCGGAACA AGCCCGATCCACCAATGAGATTAGAGAAGATGGAGGAAACGACAAACAAAATCAGCCTCGCACTGGAGATTCAAGAGGAAGGTTTAAGGACGAAGCAGCCTG AGTTGCCCCAGGACTGCCGCAGTCTGCCGTGTCAGAACGGGGGTTCATGTGTGAACGAAGGTGACGCCTACGTCTGCAACTGCACCGTGGGGTTCAAGGGCAGACAGTGTGAACTGT CGTGCCAGCGAGTATCACACCCATGTACCCGAATCTACTCTGAAACGAAGAGCATACCTGTCTGGGAGGATGGAGTGTGCCACTACCT GTACAAAAGAACATATAAAGTGCAGCAGGACGTCTGTTACCGAGAGGTCTGTGAACCAGTGCTTCCCAAGAAAAGTCAGA CCAGAAGAACGCACAGACAACAATAA
- the sned1 gene encoding sushi, nidogen and EGF-like domain-containing protein 1 isoform X3: MVLVLRALLPCLCTLLSLDLLPGVDPAVPLEDFYPFGQDKGDTQTMAQDDGGSGLVQITVAFPFFGDKHTGLYVNNNGLVSFLREVSQFTPVAFPIAGDRRVVAPFWADVDNRRAGRVFYRESQEPSMLSRASADVKTYFPDFPSFNATWALISTWHQVTFFGGNSNTPVNTFQVVLITDGELSFTIFQYNNITWTTGMHASSGGNLAGLGGIAAQAGFNAGDGERYFNIPGSRTADVANVEGTTNVGFPGRWVFRIDDAHVEVGGCNNSALVCPHLRPCLNGGQCIDDCIKGNPSFTCSCLAGFTGRRCQIDVNECASHPCQNGGTCQDQINSFICQCLPGYTGSLCEADIDECKNRPCLNNGSCVQGAGSFTCVCEAGYTGVLCETDINECESQPCLNGGECIDGVANFTCVCPDAFTGLLCETELVELQVNSTDAENQTEECLCQNGGVCANISGVCECPSGYTGPYCQFVTQTPCSHTRLCPDGGPCMEYGGTYLCTCQTSGADLDHKDFYPYVQPRSVCDSSPCLNGGYCYERDGGYTCECKHGYWGKHCEKVRLNTCASGPCRNGGSCKEEAGSYKCVCPYRFTGKHCEVGKPDPCASSPCLNGGTCFHYIGKYKCECTDDFWGRHCEIRRSSQTATELSCGLPPQVNHAEVQFISTIPGSVAVYVCHSGFISVPRATHSICGIQGDWSQPPICEEIDECRSQPCLNDGTCQNQVGSYQCVCNQGFSGNRCQTDINECLSEPCEHGGSCENQPGSYSCHCPQGFKGQNCELEQDLCDSSPCLNGGVCRGYRRHYACVCKAGFFGDQCQMLEDPCVLQPCGNRGICRTDRRGNYNCVCKTGYTGKDCEKDLLPPSGLHVLRVEENEVELRWDEPEPSQSLISGFAVTYAPLRGGNPRTDYLDRHQSTHVMQGLVPGLLYNISTFSVKRSTNRKDSSRPATALIRTRPRRVEELQVVNASSSQVWLSWLVQAARHAAVSRVHVSLLPSDGSEARTAVLNTSTTEYSFSSLLPGQMYTVDVLTQSGVRPDEFPSTSHSAGPLQFWTRPLPPQNLSLSHVTTNSALITWSRHPRNLPDGFVVNVTRGLNTRSRFLPNGKLGSYTIRELTPGQHYYVVLTSVKNAGQEQMHSIPQQLAFTTLPSEGRSQRRDRPSATGQGTQVRHTPPPSQPQDLGGTAETENSEEIPRYTELIDRRGRITAKFTHLPRKAVRHRNKPDPPMRLEKMEETTNKISLALEIQEEGLRTKQPELPQDCRSLPCQNGGSCVNEGDAYVCNCTVGFKGRQCELSCQRVSHPCTRIYSETKSIPVWEDGVCHYLYKRTYKVQQDVCYREVCEPVLPKKSQTRRTHRQQ, translated from the exons ATGGTGTTGGTGCTGCGAGCCCTGCTGCCCTGCCTCTGCACCCTGCTCTCCCTGGACCTGCTGCCTGGGGTGGACCCCGCTGTGCCCCTGGAGGACTTCTACCCCTTTGGCCAGGACAAGGGGGACACCCAGACCATGGCTCAGGATGACGGAGGCTCCGGGCTGGTGCAGATCACCGTCGCGTTCCCCTTCTTTGGAGACAAGCACACAGGACTCTAC GTCAACAACAACGGCCTTGTATCTTTCCTGAGGGAGGTGTCTCAATTCACACCAGTAGCTTTTCCAATCGCTGGGGACAGGAGGGTGGTAGCGCCGTTCTGGGCTGATGTGGACAACCGTCGGGCGGGGAGAGTTTTCTACAGAGAGAGCCAGGAGCCTTCCATGTTGAGCAGGGCCTCAGCGGATGTCAAGACCTACTTTCCAGACTTCCCCAGTTTCAACGCCACATGGGCCCTCATCTCCACGTGGCACCAAGTTACGTTCTTTGGAGGCAACTCCAACACACCG GTCAATACTTTCCAAGTGGTGCTCATTACAGATGGAGAGCTTTCCTTCACTATATTCCAGTACAATAATATCACATGGACCACAGGCATGCATGCCAGCAGTGGTGGAAACCTGGCGGGACTGGGAGGCATCGCAGCGCAG GCAGGTTTCAACGCTGGTGACGGCGAGCGTTACTTCAACATCCCCGGCTCTCGCACGGCTGATGTGGCCAACGTGGAGGGAACCACCAACGTGGGCTTCCCGGGCAGATGGGTGTTCCGCATAGACGATGCACACGTAGAAGTGGGTGGCTGCAATAACTCTG CATTAGTGTGTCCGCACCTGCGACCCTGTCTGAACGGAGGCCAGTGCATCGACGACTGTATTAAAGGAAACCCCTCCTTCACTTGCTCCTGCTTGGCCGGCTTCACCGGACGAAGATGTCAGATCG atgtgaatgaatgtgccTCACATCCTTGCCAGAACGGAGGAACTTGTCAAGACCAGATTAACAGTTTCATCTGTCAGTGTCTTCCTGGATACACCGGGAGTCTGTGTGAAGCAG acatTGACGAGTGCAAAAACAGGCCGTGCCTCAACAACGGCTCGTGTGTACAAGGTGCTGGcagtttcacctgtgtgtgtgaagcggGTTACACTGGCGTGCTGTGTGAGACAG ACATAAACGAATGTGAGTCGCAGCCTTGTCTGAATGGAGGAGAATGCATCGATGGAGTGGCCAACTTTACCTGTGTTTGTCCGGATGCCTTCACTGGACTCCTCTGCGAGACAG AACTGGTGGAGCTTCAAGTGAATTCAACTGATGCAGAAAACCAAACAG aggaATGTCTTTGTCAGAATGGGGGCGTCTGTGCGAACATCAGCGGAGTGTGTGAATGTCCTTCAGGCTACACAGGACCCTACTGTCAGTTTG TAACCCAGACGCCGTGCAGCCACACCAGGCTGTGTCCTGATGGCGGTCCTTGTATGGAGTACGGAGGAACCTACCTGTGTACATGTCAGACCAGCGGAGCAGATCTGGATCATAAAGACTTTTACCCCTATG tacAGCCCCGATCGGTCTGCGACTCGTCTCCATGTCTGAATGGAGGCTACTGCTACGAGCGGGACGGAGGCTACACCTGCGAGTGCAAACACGGATACTGGGGGAAGCACTGTGAGAAAG TTAGACTCAATACCTGCGCCTCCGGTCCCTGCCGCAATGGAGGCTCCTGCAAGGAGGAGGCGGGGAGCTACAAATGCGTGTGTCCGTACAGGTTCACTGGGAAACACTGTGAAGTGG gaAAACCCGACCCCTGTGCGTCCAGCCCCTGCCTCAATGGTGgaacatgttttcattacatAGGAAAGTATAAATGTGAATGCACTGATGACTTCTGGGGCAGACACTGTGAAATACGCAGATCGTCACAAACAGCGACag aGCTGAGCTGTGGGCTGCCCCCACAAGTGAATCACGCCGAGGTCCAGTTCATCTCAACTATACCGGGCTCCGTGGCTGTGTACGTCTGCCACTCAGGCTTCATATCTGTGCCCCGAGCCACACACAGCATCTGTGGTATCCAGGGAGACTGGAGTCAGCCACCTATTTGTGAGG AGATCGACGAGTGTCGGTCACAGCCTTGTCTTAATGACGGCACGTGTCAGAACCAGGTCGGCTcctaccagtgtgtgtgtaatcagggctTCAGTGGAAATCGCTGTCAAACAG ACATCAATGAATGCCTGTCAGAACCCTGTGAACACGGGGGATCATGTGAAAACCAGCCTGGTTCCTACTCGTGCCACTGTCCACAAGGCTTCAAAGGCCAGAACTGTGAATTAG AGCAGGACCTGTGTGACTCCAGCCCCTGCCTGAATGGAGGCGTGTGTCGAGGTTACAGGCGAcattatgcatgtgtgtgcaaagCTGGGTTTTTTGGCGACCAGTGCCAGATGT TGGAAGACCCGTGTGTACTGCAACCTTGTGGAAACAGGGGCATCTGCAGGACCGACAGGAGAGGAAACTACAACTGCGTTTGCAAAACAGGATACACGGGCAAAGACTGTGAGAAAG ACCTGTTGCCTCCCTCTGGTCTCCATGTGCTGCGTGTGGAGGAGAACGAGGTGGAGCTGCGCTGGGATGAGCCGGAGCCTTCGCAAAGCCTCATCAGCGGCTTCGCCGTCACCTACGCTCCGCTGCGAGGGGGAAACCCCAGAACTGACTACCTGGACAGGCATCAGTCCACTCACGTGATGCAAGGCCTGGTGCCCGGCCTGCTGTACAACATCTCCACCTTCTCCGTCAAACGCAGCACCAACAGGAAGGACTCCAGCCGACCTGCCACCGCACTAATACGAACCA gACCTCGGCgggtggaggagctgcaggtggTCAACGCGTCGTCCTCTCAGGTTTGGCTGAGTTGGCTGGTGCAGGCGGCTCGTCACGCCGCCGTCAGCAGGGTGCACGTGTCGCTGCTGCCTTCAGACGGCAGTGAAGCTCGCACTGCGGTGCTCAACACCAGCACCACAGAGTACAGCTTCAG ctcaCTACTTCCTGGTCAGATGTACACAGTGGACGTGTTGACTCAGAGTGGAGTCAGACCAGATGAGTTTCCCTCCACCAGTCACTCAGCTGGACCTCTGCAATTCTGGACAA GGCCTCTCCCCCCACAGAACCTCTCCCTGTCACATGTCACCACTAACTCAGCCCTGATCACCTGGAGCCGCCACCCGAGAAACCTCCCAGATGGCTTTGTGGTCAACGTGACCCGAGGGTTGAATACCAGGAGTCGCTTCCTGCCCAATGGGAAGTTAGGATCATATACCATCCGTGAACTGACACCGGGACAGCACTACTATGTGGTTCTCACGTCCGTCAAAAACGCAGGGCAGGAGCAGATGCACAGCATACCTCAGCAATTAGCCTTCACTACCT TACCGTCGGAGGGCAGATCGCAGAGGAGAGACAGGCCGTCAGCGACCGGACAGGGAACTCAGGTCCGACACACACCTCCACCGTCTCAGCCTCAGGACCTGGGAGGCACAGCGGAAACAGAAAACTCAGAGGAAATTCCCAG ATACACAGAACTCATTGACAGGAGGGGAAGGATAACAGCGAAGTTCACTCACTTACCCCGAAAAGCTGTCCGACATCGGAACA AGCCCGATCCACCAATGAGATTAGAGAAGATGGAGGAAACGACAAACAAAATCAGCCTCGCACTGGAGATTCAAGAGGAAGGTTTAAGGACGAAGCAGCCTG AGTTGCCCCAGGACTGCCGCAGTCTGCCGTGTCAGAACGGGGGTTCATGTGTGAACGAAGGTGACGCCTACGTCTGCAACTGCACCGTGGGGTTCAAGGGCAGACAGTGTGAACTGT CGTGCCAGCGAGTATCACACCCATGTACCCGAATCTACTCTGAAACGAAGAGCATACCTGTCTGGGAGGATGGAGTGTGCCACTACCT GTACAAAAGAACATATAAAGTGCAGCAGGACGTCTGTTACCGAGAGGTCTGTGAACCAGTGCTTCCCAAGAAAAGTCAGA CCAGAAGAACGCACAGACAACAATAA